In Falco biarmicus isolate bFalBia1 chromosome 7, bFalBia1.pri, whole genome shotgun sequence, a single window of DNA contains:
- the SLTM gene encoding SAFB-like transcription modulator isoform X9, producing MAAAASSPAAAGAPAAPAAPAAVAPTPTESKKITDLRVIDLKSELKRRNLDITGVKTVLISRLKQAIEEEGGDPDNIEITVSADTPTKKPTKGKGKKQEADELTGDASVEDDSFVKESESETQDASDQDGNDEVKDFKESVEDENLNSKELPSTEKKRYHDLEPAETTEDAEKDSESQENEGQDIEDYTFPTVHDGEDEENEKEESLAEADHTAHEEMEANTSVKEAEDDNISVTIQAEDAITLDFDGDDLLETGKNVKITDSEASKPKDGQDTISQSLEKESKDYEMTENHKDGKKEDCVKGDPVKKEARESSKKAESGDKEKDTLKKGPSSTGASGQAKSSTKESKESKTTSKDDKGSASSVSGSSGSSTRNLWVSGLSSNTKAADLKNLFGKYGKVLGAKVVTNARSPGAKCYGIVTMSSSTEVARCIAHLHRTELHGQQISVEKVKGDPSKKELKKESDEKSGSGRSMGDKKTASSDKASKTPSTKKEEKKSEKSEKKESKEGKKTEGKDEKSDNGASGPNQESTKKTEEKKRISGKSPGQVVVLDQTKGDQGHTRTVRRGRFDKPQILRNKERIIQDKVKFREYRGRKDILPFEKMKEQRLREHMVRLERIRRAVELRRRREIAERERRERERIRIMHEREECLQRERERLEIERQKLERERMERERLERERVRIEQERRKEAERIAREREELRRQQQQLRYEQEKRNSLKRPRDVDHRRDDPYWNENKKMALDTDARFGHGSDYSRQQNRFNDFDHRERGRYPEGSSVPSSSFDRRERFVNQGEAKKTRPTARREEPGFERYPKNFSESRRNEPPQPRSELRDTDRREVRGDRDERRTVIIHDRPEIPHGRHPRETGSNPPRQTNWKSEGSISTDKRDGRGERPDRSGREVSGHVRGAPPGSRSSASGYGSREGERGVMGERGGGQHYNEDRHVVERHSRETGPRKEWHGPSSQGSGYHDTRRMGDGRGGGGMMSPHTSNSSPINRVVQITGNSMQRGSGSGFKPFKGGPPRRF from the exons GTAAAAAGCAGGAAGCTGATGAATTAACTGGTGATGCTTCAGTAGAAGATGATTCCTTTGTCAAG GAAAGTGAATCGGAGACTCAAGATGCAAGTGATCAAGATGGAAATGATGAAGTAAAGGATTTTAAAGAATCTGTTGAAGATGAGAACTTGAATTCTAAAGAACTGCCatctacagaaaagaaaagataccACGACCTGGAGCCAGCAGAGACAACAGAGGATGCAGAAAAGGATTCCGAAAGTCAG GAAAATGAAGGCCAAGACATAGAAGATTATACTTTTCCGACTGTCCAT GACGGTGAAGAcgaagaaaatgagaaag AAGAAAGCCTAGCTGAGGCTGATCACACGGCTCATGAAGAGATGGAAGCTAACACCTCTGTGAAAGAAGCTGAGGATGATAACATATCGGTTACAATCCAGGCTGAAGATGCCATCACTCTGGATTTTGATGGTGATGACCTCCTAGAAACAggtaaaaatgtgaaaattacagATTCTGAAGCAAGTAAGCCAAAGGATGGGCAGGATACCATTTCAcagagcctggagaaggaaagcaaggaCTATGAGATGACTGAGAACCATAAAGATGGTAAGAAGGAAGACTGCGTGAAGGGTGATCCCGTCAAGAAGGAAGCCAGAGAAAGTTCAAAGAAAGCAGAATCTGGAGACAAAGAAAAGGATACTTTGAAGAAAGGTCCCTCGTCTACTGGGGCCTCTGGTCAAGCAAAGAG CTCTACTAAGGAATCTAAAGAAAGCAAGACAACATCAAAGGATGATAAAG GAAGTGCAAGCAGTGTTAGTGGTAGCAGTGGAAGTTCAACTAGAAACCTGTGGGTTAGCGGACTGTCTTCCAACACAAAAGCTGCTGACTTGAAAAATCTCTTCGGCAAATACGGAAAG GTACTTGGTGCTAAGGTGGTCACAAACGCACGAAGCCCAGGGGCAAAATGTTACGGCATAGTAACAATGTCTTCTAGTACAGAAGTGGCTAGATGTATAGCACACCTTCATCGAACAGAGCTGCACGGACAACAAATTTCTGTTGAGAAA gtgaAAGGCGATCCCTCCAAAAAGGAGTTGAAGAAGGAAAGTGATGAGAAATCTGGTTCGGGTAGAAGCATGGGAGATAAGAAGACAGCATCAAGTGATAAAGCCAGCAA AACTCCGTCaaccaaaaaagaagaaaagaaatctgagaaatctgaaaaaaaagaaagtaaagaaggcaagaaaacagaaggtaaaGATGAGAAGAGTGATAATGGAGCGAGTGGCCCCAATCAAGAATCCACtaaaaaaactgaagaaaagaaaagaataa GTGGTAAAAGCCCAGGTCAAGTTGTAGTTTTAGACCAAACAAAAGGAGACCAAGGCCACACTAGGACAGTTAGAAGGGGAAGGTTTGATAAA CCACAGATATTGAGGAACAAAGAGCGTATTATTCAAGATAAAGTGAAATTCAGGGAATACAGGGGTAGAAAGGATATCTTGCCTTTTGAAAAGATGAAGGAACAGAGATTGCGAGAACACATGGTTCGATTGGAAAGAATACGACGAGCTGTTGAACTCCGAAG gcGAAGAGAAATTGCCGAGAGGGAGCGTCGTGAGAGAGAACGCATAAGAATAATGCATGAACGAGAAGAATGCTTGCAGAGAGAAAGGGAACGATTAGAAATTGAAAGGCAAAAACTGGagagggaaaggatggaacGGGAGCGTTTGGAAAGAGAACGTGTTCGTATTGAACAG GAACGTCGAAAAGAAGCAGAGCGTATTGCTCGTGAAAGGGAGGAGCTCCGtcgacagcagcagcaacttcgttatgaacaggaaaagaggaattCTTTGAAACGTCCACGTGATGTAGATCACAG gaGAGATGATCCTTactggaatgaaaataaaaagatggcTCTTGATACAGATGCACGTTTTGGTCATGGTTCAGATTATAGTCGCCAGCAGAACAGGTTTAACGATTTTGATCACAGAGAACGGGGACGATATCCAGAAGGTTCTTCTGTTCCATCATCATCTTTTGATAG GCGAGAACGTTTTGTAAATCAAGGTGAAGCAAAAAAGACTCGCCCAACAGCACGAAGAGAAGAGCCAGGCTTTGAGAGATATCCTAAGAACTTCAGTGAGTCCAGGAGAAACGAACCACCGCAACCAAGAAGTGAACTGCGCGATACAGACAGACGAGAGGTGCGAGGAGACAGAGACGAAAGAAGAACAGTGATAATTCATGACAGACCTGAAATACCACACGGTCGACATCCAAGAGAGACTGGTTCAAATCCACCTAGGCAAACAAATTGGAAGAGTGAGGGAAGCATAAGCACAGACAAACGGGATGGCAG AGGCGAGAGGCCAGATCGATCGGGAAGAGAAGTGTCTGGACATGTGAGAGGGGCACCTCCTGGTAGCCGGAGCAGTGCTTCTGGGTAtggaagcagggaaggagaacGAGGCGTGATGGGAGAAAGAGGTGGAGGACAA CACTATAACGAGGACAGACACGTTGTTGAACGCCACAGTCGTGAAACTGGACCAAGAAAAGAATGGCATGGACCTAGTTCTCAAGGAAGCGGGTATCATGACACGAGGAGAATGGGAGATGGCCGTGGAGGAGGGGGCATGATGTCTCCACACACAAG TAACTCTTCACCAATTAATAGAGTTGTACAGATCACAGGCAATTCCATGCAGAGGGGAAGTGGCTCAGGATTTAAGCCATTTAAAGGTGGACCTCCACGAAGATTCTAA
- the SLTM gene encoding SAFB-like transcription modulator isoform X6 produces MAAAASSPAAAGAPAAPAAPAAVAPTPTESKKITDLRVIDLKSELKRRNLDITGVKTVLISRLKQAIEEEGGDPDNIEITVSADTPTKKPTKGKGKKQEADELTGDASVEDDSFVKVIKESESETQDASDQDGNDEVKDFKESVEDENLNSKELPSTEKKRYHDLEPAETTEDAEKDSESQENEGQDIEDYTFPTVHDGEDEENEKEESLAEADHTAHEEMEANTSVKEAEDDNISVTIQAEDAITLDFDGDDLLETGKNVKITDSEASKPKDGQDTISQSLEKESKDYEMTENHKDGKKEDCVKGDPVKKEARESSKKAESGDKEKDTLKKGPSSTGASGQAKSSTKESKESKTTSKDDKGSASSVSGSSGSSTRNLWVSGLSSNTKAADLKNLFGKYGKVLGAKVVTNARSPGAKCYGIVTMSSSTEVARCIAHLHRTELHGQQISVEKVKGDPSKKELKKESDEKSGSGRSMGDKKTASSDKASKTPSTKKEEKKSEKSEKKESKEGKKTEGKDEKSDNGASGPNQESTKKTEEKKRISGKSPGQVVVLDQTKGDQGHTRTVRRGRFDKPQILRNKERIIQDKVKFREYRGRKDILPFEKMKEQRLREHMVRLERIRRAVELRRRREIAERERRERERIRIMHEREECLQRERERLEIERQKLERERMERERLERERVRIEQERRKEAERIAREREELRRQQQQLRYEQEKRNSLKRPRDVDHRRDDPYWNENKKMALDTDARFGHGSDYSRQQNRFNDFDHRERGRYPEGSSVPSSSFDRRERFVNQGEAKKTRPTARREEPGFERYPKNFSESRRNEPPQPRSELRDTDRREVRGDRDERRTVIIHDRPEIPHGRHPRETGSNPPRQTNWKSEGSISTDKRDGSNFYRGERPDRSGREVSGHVRGAPPGSRSSASGYGSREGERGVMGERGGGQHYNEDRHVVERHSRETGPRKEWHGPSSQGSGYHDTRRMGDGRGGGGMMSPHTSNSSPINRVVQITGNSMQRGSGSGFKPFKGGPPRRF; encoded by the exons GTAAAAAGCAGGAAGCTGATGAATTAACTGGTGATGCTTCAGTAGAAGATGATTCCTTTGTCAAGGTAATAaaa GAAAGTGAATCGGAGACTCAAGATGCAAGTGATCAAGATGGAAATGATGAAGTAAAGGATTTTAAAGAATCTGTTGAAGATGAGAACTTGAATTCTAAAGAACTGCCatctacagaaaagaaaagataccACGACCTGGAGCCAGCAGAGACAACAGAGGATGCAGAAAAGGATTCCGAAAGTCAG GAAAATGAAGGCCAAGACATAGAAGATTATACTTTTCCGACTGTCCAT GACGGTGAAGAcgaagaaaatgagaaag AAGAAAGCCTAGCTGAGGCTGATCACACGGCTCATGAAGAGATGGAAGCTAACACCTCTGTGAAAGAAGCTGAGGATGATAACATATCGGTTACAATCCAGGCTGAAGATGCCATCACTCTGGATTTTGATGGTGATGACCTCCTAGAAACAggtaaaaatgtgaaaattacagATTCTGAAGCAAGTAAGCCAAAGGATGGGCAGGATACCATTTCAcagagcctggagaaggaaagcaaggaCTATGAGATGACTGAGAACCATAAAGATGGTAAGAAGGAAGACTGCGTGAAGGGTGATCCCGTCAAGAAGGAAGCCAGAGAAAGTTCAAAGAAAGCAGAATCTGGAGACAAAGAAAAGGATACTTTGAAGAAAGGTCCCTCGTCTACTGGGGCCTCTGGTCAAGCAAAGAG CTCTACTAAGGAATCTAAAGAAAGCAAGACAACATCAAAGGATGATAAAG GAAGTGCAAGCAGTGTTAGTGGTAGCAGTGGAAGTTCAACTAGAAACCTGTGGGTTAGCGGACTGTCTTCCAACACAAAAGCTGCTGACTTGAAAAATCTCTTCGGCAAATACGGAAAG GTACTTGGTGCTAAGGTGGTCACAAACGCACGAAGCCCAGGGGCAAAATGTTACGGCATAGTAACAATGTCTTCTAGTACAGAAGTGGCTAGATGTATAGCACACCTTCATCGAACAGAGCTGCACGGACAACAAATTTCTGTTGAGAAA gtgaAAGGCGATCCCTCCAAAAAGGAGTTGAAGAAGGAAAGTGATGAGAAATCTGGTTCGGGTAGAAGCATGGGAGATAAGAAGACAGCATCAAGTGATAAAGCCAGCAA AACTCCGTCaaccaaaaaagaagaaaagaaatctgagaaatctgaaaaaaaagaaagtaaagaaggcaagaaaacagaaggtaaaGATGAGAAGAGTGATAATGGAGCGAGTGGCCCCAATCAAGAATCCACtaaaaaaactgaagaaaagaaaagaataa GTGGTAAAAGCCCAGGTCAAGTTGTAGTTTTAGACCAAACAAAAGGAGACCAAGGCCACACTAGGACAGTTAGAAGGGGAAGGTTTGATAAA CCACAGATATTGAGGAACAAAGAGCGTATTATTCAAGATAAAGTGAAATTCAGGGAATACAGGGGTAGAAAGGATATCTTGCCTTTTGAAAAGATGAAGGAACAGAGATTGCGAGAACACATGGTTCGATTGGAAAGAATACGACGAGCTGTTGAACTCCGAAG gcGAAGAGAAATTGCCGAGAGGGAGCGTCGTGAGAGAGAACGCATAAGAATAATGCATGAACGAGAAGAATGCTTGCAGAGAGAAAGGGAACGATTAGAAATTGAAAGGCAAAAACTGGagagggaaaggatggaacGGGAGCGTTTGGAAAGAGAACGTGTTCGTATTGAACAG GAACGTCGAAAAGAAGCAGAGCGTATTGCTCGTGAAAGGGAGGAGCTCCGtcgacagcagcagcaacttcgttatgaacaggaaaagaggaattCTTTGAAACGTCCACGTGATGTAGATCACAG gaGAGATGATCCTTactggaatgaaaataaaaagatggcTCTTGATACAGATGCACGTTTTGGTCATGGTTCAGATTATAGTCGCCAGCAGAACAGGTTTAACGATTTTGATCACAGAGAACGGGGACGATATCCAGAAGGTTCTTCTGTTCCATCATCATCTTTTGATAG GCGAGAACGTTTTGTAAATCAAGGTGAAGCAAAAAAGACTCGCCCAACAGCACGAAGAGAAGAGCCAGGCTTTGAGAGATATCCTAAGAACTTCAGTGAGTCCAGGAGAAACGAACCACCGCAACCAAGAAGTGAACTGCGCGATACAGACAGACGAGAGGTGCGAGGAGACAGAGACGAAAGAAGAACAGTGATAATTCATGACAGACCTGAAATACCACACGGTCGACATCCAAGAGAGACTGGTTCAAATCCACCTAGGCAAACAAATTGGAAGAGTGAGGGAAGCATAAGCACAGACAAACGGGATGGCAG caatttttacagAGGCGAGAGGCCAGATCGATCGGGAAGAGAAGTGTCTGGACATGTGAGAGGGGCACCTCCTGGTAGCCGGAGCAGTGCTTCTGGGTAtggaagcagggaaggagaacGAGGCGTGATGGGAGAAAGAGGTGGAGGACAA CACTATAACGAGGACAGACACGTTGTTGAACGCCACAGTCGTGAAACTGGACCAAGAAAAGAATGGCATGGACCTAGTTCTCAAGGAAGCGGGTATCATGACACGAGGAGAATGGGAGATGGCCGTGGAGGAGGGGGCATGATGTCTCCACACACAAG TAACTCTTCACCAATTAATAGAGTTGTACAGATCACAGGCAATTCCATGCAGAGGGGAAGTGGCTCAGGATTTAAGCCATTTAAAGGTGGACCTCCACGAAGATTCTAA
- the SLTM gene encoding SAFB-like transcription modulator isoform X8 produces MAAAASSPAAAGAPAAPAAPAAVAPTPTESKKITDLRVIDLKSELKRRNLDITGVKTVLISRLKQAIEEEGGDPDNIEITVSADTPTKKPTKGKGKKQEADELTGDASVEDDSFVKVIKESESETQDASDQDGNDEVKDFKESVEDENLNSKELPSTEKKRYHDLEPAETTEDAEKDSESQENEGQDIEDYTFPTVHDGEDEENEKDKAGSGDGTQEVSKPLPSEESLAEADHTAHEEMEANTSVKEAEDDNISVTIQAEDAITLDFDGDDLLETGKNVKITDSEASKPKDGQDTISQSLEKESKDYEMTENHKDGKKEDCVKGDPVKKEARESSKKAESGDKEKDTLKKGPSSTGASGQAKSSTKESKESKTTSKDDKGSASSVSGSSGSSTRNLWVSGLSSNTKAADLKNLFGKYGKVLGAKVVTNARSPGAKCYGIVTMSSSTEVARCIAHLHRTELHGQQISVEKVKGDPSKKELKKESDEKSGSGRSMGDKKTASSDKASKTPSTKKEEKKSEKSEKKESKEGKKTEGGKSPGQVVVLDQTKGDQGHTRTVRRGRFDKPQILRNKERIIQDKVKFREYRGRKDILPFEKMKEQRLREHMVRLERIRRAVELRRRREIAERERRERERIRIMHEREECLQRERERLEIERQKLERERMERERLERERVRIEQERRKEAERIAREREELRRQQQQLRYEQEKRNSLKRPRDVDHRRDDPYWNENKKMALDTDARFGHGSDYSRQQNRFNDFDHRERGRYPEGSSVPSSSFDRRERFVNQGEAKKTRPTARREEPGFERYPKNFSESRRNEPPQPRSELRDTDRREVRGDRDERRTVIIHDRPEIPHGRHPRETGSNPPRQTNWKSEGSISTDKRDGSNFYRGERPDRSGREVSGHVRGAPPGSRSSASGYGSREGERGVMGERGGGQHYNEDRHVVERHSRETGPRKEWHGPSSQGSGYHDTRRMGDGRGGGGMMSPHTSNSSPINRVVQITGNSMQRGSGSGFKPFKGGPPRRF; encoded by the exons GTAAAAAGCAGGAAGCTGATGAATTAACTGGTGATGCTTCAGTAGAAGATGATTCCTTTGTCAAGGTAATAaaa GAAAGTGAATCGGAGACTCAAGATGCAAGTGATCAAGATGGAAATGATGAAGTAAAGGATTTTAAAGAATCTGTTGAAGATGAGAACTTGAATTCTAAAGAACTGCCatctacagaaaagaaaagataccACGACCTGGAGCCAGCAGAGACAACAGAGGATGCAGAAAAGGATTCCGAAAGTCAG GAAAATGAAGGCCAAGACATAGAAGATTATACTTTTCCGACTGTCCAT GACGGTGAAGAcgaagaaaatgagaaag ATAAAGCAGGTTCTGGTGATGGTACACAAGAAGTATCTAAACCTCTTCCTTCAGAAGAAAGCCTAGCTGAGGCTGATCACACGGCTCATGAAGAGATGGAAGCTAACACCTCTGTGAAAGAAGCTGAGGATGATAACATATCGGTTACAATCCAGGCTGAAGATGCCATCACTCTGGATTTTGATGGTGATGACCTCCTAGAAACAggtaaaaatgtgaaaattacagATTCTGAAGCAAGTAAGCCAAAGGATGGGCAGGATACCATTTCAcagagcctggagaaggaaagcaaggaCTATGAGATGACTGAGAACCATAAAGATGGTAAGAAGGAAGACTGCGTGAAGGGTGATCCCGTCAAGAAGGAAGCCAGAGAAAGTTCAAAGAAAGCAGAATCTGGAGACAAAGAAAAGGATACTTTGAAGAAAGGTCCCTCGTCTACTGGGGCCTCTGGTCAAGCAAAGAG CTCTACTAAGGAATCTAAAGAAAGCAAGACAACATCAAAGGATGATAAAG GAAGTGCAAGCAGTGTTAGTGGTAGCAGTGGAAGTTCAACTAGAAACCTGTGGGTTAGCGGACTGTCTTCCAACACAAAAGCTGCTGACTTGAAAAATCTCTTCGGCAAATACGGAAAG GTACTTGGTGCTAAGGTGGTCACAAACGCACGAAGCCCAGGGGCAAAATGTTACGGCATAGTAACAATGTCTTCTAGTACAGAAGTGGCTAGATGTATAGCACACCTTCATCGAACAGAGCTGCACGGACAACAAATTTCTGTTGAGAAA gtgaAAGGCGATCCCTCCAAAAAGGAGTTGAAGAAGGAAAGTGATGAGAAATCTGGTTCGGGTAGAAGCATGGGAGATAAGAAGACAGCATCAAGTGATAAAGCCAGCAA AACTCCGTCaaccaaaaaagaagaaaagaaatctgagaaatctgaaaaaaaagaaagtaaagaaggcaagaaaacagaag GTGGTAAAAGCCCAGGTCAAGTTGTAGTTTTAGACCAAACAAAAGGAGACCAAGGCCACACTAGGACAGTTAGAAGGGGAAGGTTTGATAAA CCACAGATATTGAGGAACAAAGAGCGTATTATTCAAGATAAAGTGAAATTCAGGGAATACAGGGGTAGAAAGGATATCTTGCCTTTTGAAAAGATGAAGGAACAGAGATTGCGAGAACACATGGTTCGATTGGAAAGAATACGACGAGCTGTTGAACTCCGAAG gcGAAGAGAAATTGCCGAGAGGGAGCGTCGTGAGAGAGAACGCATAAGAATAATGCATGAACGAGAAGAATGCTTGCAGAGAGAAAGGGAACGATTAGAAATTGAAAGGCAAAAACTGGagagggaaaggatggaacGGGAGCGTTTGGAAAGAGAACGTGTTCGTATTGAACAG GAACGTCGAAAAGAAGCAGAGCGTATTGCTCGTGAAAGGGAGGAGCTCCGtcgacagcagcagcaacttcgttatgaacaggaaaagaggaattCTTTGAAACGTCCACGTGATGTAGATCACAG gaGAGATGATCCTTactggaatgaaaataaaaagatggcTCTTGATACAGATGCACGTTTTGGTCATGGTTCAGATTATAGTCGCCAGCAGAACAGGTTTAACGATTTTGATCACAGAGAACGGGGACGATATCCAGAAGGTTCTTCTGTTCCATCATCATCTTTTGATAG GCGAGAACGTTTTGTAAATCAAGGTGAAGCAAAAAAGACTCGCCCAACAGCACGAAGAGAAGAGCCAGGCTTTGAGAGATATCCTAAGAACTTCAGTGAGTCCAGGAGAAACGAACCACCGCAACCAAGAAGTGAACTGCGCGATACAGACAGACGAGAGGTGCGAGGAGACAGAGACGAAAGAAGAACAGTGATAATTCATGACAGACCTGAAATACCACACGGTCGACATCCAAGAGAGACTGGTTCAAATCCACCTAGGCAAACAAATTGGAAGAGTGAGGGAAGCATAAGCACAGACAAACGGGATGGCAG caatttttacagAGGCGAGAGGCCAGATCGATCGGGAAGAGAAGTGTCTGGACATGTGAGAGGGGCACCTCCTGGTAGCCGGAGCAGTGCTTCTGGGTAtggaagcagggaaggagaacGAGGCGTGATGGGAGAAAGAGGTGGAGGACAA CACTATAACGAGGACAGACACGTTGTTGAACGCCACAGTCGTGAAACTGGACCAAGAAAAGAATGGCATGGACCTAGTTCTCAAGGAAGCGGGTATCATGACACGAGGAGAATGGGAGATGGCCGTGGAGGAGGGGGCATGATGTCTCCACACACAAG TAACTCTTCACCAATTAATAGAGTTGTACAGATCACAGGCAATTCCATGCAGAGGGGAAGTGGCTCAGGATTTAAGCCATTTAAAGGTGGACCTCCACGAAGATTCTAA